From Streptomyces durmitorensis, a single genomic window includes:
- a CDS encoding response regulator: protein MPDEPIDVVIADDQELVRAGFEMILDAQPGIRVVGVARDGVECVELARRLRPAVVLADIRMPRMDGLEVTRTLAGGPSGESAMNVVVITTFDQDDYVRDALRYGACGFLLKDAPPALLVEAVRAASRGDALVSPAVTVRLLRGLRHRAGGEEQQEAAGLSSRETEIARLVAVGRTNQEIAEELFLSLSSVKTYLARIQAKVEARNRVEIAAWAWENGVVTSRDQRP, encoded by the coding sequence TGATCGCCGACGATCAGGAATTGGTCCGGGCCGGCTTCGAGATGATCCTCGACGCCCAGCCGGGCATCCGAGTCGTGGGTGTCGCCCGAGACGGTGTCGAGTGCGTCGAGCTGGCCCGACGGCTCCGCCCCGCGGTGGTGCTGGCCGACATCCGCATGCCACGCATGGACGGCTTGGAGGTCACCCGCACCCTGGCGGGCGGGCCGTCCGGCGAGTCCGCGATGAACGTCGTGGTGATCACCACCTTCGACCAGGACGACTACGTACGCGACGCCCTGCGCTACGGCGCCTGCGGCTTCCTGCTCAAGGACGCTCCGCCCGCGCTGCTCGTGGAGGCGGTGCGGGCGGCCTCTCGCGGCGACGCGCTGGTCTCGCCCGCGGTCACCGTTCGGCTGCTGCGTGGGCTGCGGCACCGAGCAGGCGGTGAGGAGCAGCAGGAGGCCGCCGGGCTGAGCAGCCGGGAGACGGAGATCGCTCGCCTCGTGGCCGTGGGACGCACCAACCAGGAGATCGCCGAGGAGCTGTTCCTGTCGCTGTCGTCGGTGAAGACGTACCTGGCCCGGATCCAGGCCAAGGTCGAGGCCCGCAACCGCGTGGAGATCGCGGCCTGGGCCTGGGAGAACGGTGTGGTCACCTCGCGGGACCAGCGTCCGTGA
- a CDS encoding sensor histidine kinase, with product MDWKLPFLPGIRRVVSAAAVVSLALLWAADILVLLLVTEPPITPTSWLPVFVTGPLAALALPGPHHPLPFPARAVGAAAISLTLSCVCLFVPVSGTDFGYLEMFALLFLIIQTLAQVHSTRAMAWTVAALAVGMLMQTLRTRTLDGFVGGSYMVTILLSLGIAMGCVVRASEARRQRAVRDVRHAERLALARDLHDLIAHHMTGIIVQANAARTVHAAAPEKVEPALDAIARSGTETLESMRRLVRVLREDDHQALRPGDLLAELGDFVGEFSRRRPDAPAARLEASAAVRTSRLSPEVEATVLRVVREALTNVLRHAPDERVTVRLDADPGWVRVTVTNSAGQRQADHPAGGRSGFGLIGLRERVEALDGTFRAGVTNSGQWEVVAKLPRPLTDAGPAR from the coding sequence GTGGACTGGAAGCTTCCGTTCTTGCCCGGCATCCGCCGCGTCGTCTCCGCCGCCGCGGTGGTGTCCCTGGCCCTGCTATGGGCTGCGGACATCTTGGTGCTGCTGTTGGTGACCGAGCCGCCGATCACGCCCACCAGTTGGCTGCCGGTGTTCGTGACCGGACCCTTGGCCGCGCTCGCACTGCCCGGCCCTCACCACCCACTGCCTTTCCCCGCGCGGGCGGTGGGGGCTGCCGCCATCTCCCTCACGCTCAGCTGCGTGTGCCTGTTCGTGCCGGTGAGCGGGACGGACTTCGGGTATCTGGAGATGTTCGCGCTGCTGTTTCTGATCATTCAGACACTCGCCCAGGTCCACAGCACCCGCGCCATGGCGTGGACGGTCGCCGCCCTGGCCGTCGGCATGCTGATGCAGACGCTGCGTACCCGGACCCTGGACGGCTTCGTCGGGGGCAGCTACATGGTGACGATCCTGCTCTCGCTGGGCATCGCCATGGGGTGTGTCGTCCGCGCGTCGGAGGCCCGTCGCCAACGTGCCGTACGGGATGTGCGGCACGCCGAGCGGCTGGCTCTGGCCCGTGATCTGCACGACCTGATCGCCCACCACATGACGGGCATCATCGTGCAGGCCAACGCGGCCCGGACCGTTCACGCGGCCGCGCCCGAGAAGGTCGAGCCCGCCCTGGATGCCATCGCCCGGTCCGGTACGGAGACCTTGGAGTCGATGCGGCGGCTGGTGCGGGTGCTGCGCGAGGACGACCATCAGGCGCTGCGGCCGGGCGATCTCCTCGCCGAACTCGGGGACTTCGTCGGCGAGTTCTCCCGGCGCCGGCCCGACGCTCCGGCGGCCCGCCTCGAGGCGAGCGCCGCGGTCCGCACGAGCCGGTTGAGCCCGGAGGTCGAGGCGACCGTGCTGCGGGTGGTCAGGGAAGCCCTCACCAATGTGCTGCGGCATGCCCCGGACGAGCGGGTGACCGTGCGTCTGGACGCCGACCCGGGGTGGGTGCGGGTGACGGTGACCAACAGCGCGGGACAGCGCCAGGCGGACCATCCGGCGGGCGGGCGCAGCGGCTTCGGCCTGATCGGTCTTCGCGAACGCGTCGAGGCGCTCGACGGCACGTTCCGGGCCGGTGTCACGAACTCCGGTCAGTGGGAGGTGGTGGCCAAACTGCCGCGCCCCCTCACGGACGCTGGTCCCGCGAGGTGA
- a CDS encoding MMPL family transporter, whose product MATFLHRLGLGAFRRRWLTLLFWAVVLGVAGAASAGSSGSGDSNITLPGIEAQKAYDVLGEKYPAANADGASARVVVRAPEGEKLAADEPRAEVSALLKDLQGSSPRVASVADPFKAKTISADGTTGYAQVTYKAKPAELTDADHGHLQDALDAARGQGLTVEASGSALAPAEASSSSEAIGFVLGALILVVTFGSFIAAGMPLLTALLGVGITVSAITALTTALDLNSSTSSLATMLGIAVGIDYSLFIVSRYRSERAVGHDAREAAARANGTAGSAVVFAGLTVVIALVGLAVVNLPILTAMGMAAAGAVVVVVLVSVTLVPALLAFAPERVLGRASRKKSAGSKAAGTNGSKAPGTNGSKAADTKPPLAERWAGFVLRSPWKILLLAVLGLGVIALPATRLELSLPDDSTKPTSTTERKAYDMLAESFGPGFNGPLTLVVSGSDPAATKNAVGQLDDSVRDMKDVATVAPATYNPAGDTAMVALVPKSPPASEETKDLVHTIRDQAKSVQAATGALAMVTGTTAMNIDVAAKFADAIIPYLALVVGLAFLVLILVFRSILVPLKAALGFLLSVLASLGAVVAVFQWGWLKGLFGLEATGPIMSLMPILLVGIVFGLAMDYQVFLVTRIREAHVHGADPRRAITEGFRHSGKVVIAAALIMTGVFAGFIGGDDAMIKSLGFGLAIGVVLDAFVVRMTIVPAVLALLGGRAWSLPGWLDRRLPHVDVEGEKLGSTAPAVREPAPREADSAPTR is encoded by the coding sequence ATGGCTACTTTTCTGCACCGGCTCGGGCTCGGCGCGTTCAGGCGTCGCTGGCTGACCCTGTTGTTCTGGGCGGTCGTACTCGGCGTCGCGGGCGCCGCTTCGGCGGGCAGCAGCGGCAGCGGCGACTCGAACATCACGCTGCCCGGCATCGAGGCGCAGAAGGCGTACGACGTGCTCGGTGAGAAGTACCCCGCGGCCAACGCCGACGGGGCGAGCGCCCGTGTCGTCGTCCGGGCACCCGAGGGGGAGAAGCTGGCCGCCGACGAGCCGCGAGCCGAAGTCTCCGCACTGCTCAAGGACTTGCAGGGCTCTTCGCCCCGAGTCGCCTCGGTCGCCGACCCGTTCAAGGCCAAGACCATCAGCGCCGACGGCACCACCGGCTACGCTCAGGTCACGTACAAGGCCAAGCCCGCCGAACTGACGGACGCGGACCATGGCCACCTCCAGGACGCCCTCGACGCGGCGCGCGGCCAGGGGCTGACCGTGGAGGCGTCCGGCAGCGCGCTGGCACCCGCCGAGGCGAGCAGCTCCTCCGAAGCGATCGGATTCGTGCTCGGCGCGTTGATCCTGGTCGTCACCTTCGGCTCGTTCATCGCGGCCGGCATGCCTCTGCTGACCGCCCTGCTGGGGGTCGGCATCACCGTCAGCGCCATCACCGCGCTCACCACGGCCCTGGACCTCAACAGCAGCACCTCGTCCCTCGCGACCATGCTGGGCATCGCGGTGGGCATCGACTACTCCCTGTTCATCGTCTCCCGCTACCGGTCCGAGCGGGCCGTGGGCCACGACGCCCGCGAGGCGGCCGCCCGTGCGAACGGCACCGCGGGTTCCGCGGTGGTCTTCGCCGGGCTGACCGTCGTCATCGCCCTGGTCGGCCTGGCCGTGGTGAACCTGCCCATCCTCACGGCCATGGGCATGGCCGCCGCCGGTGCCGTCGTCGTTGTCGTCCTGGTCTCCGTCACCCTGGTCCCGGCCCTGCTCGCCTTCGCCCCCGAGCGCGTTCTCGGCCGCGCTTCCCGTAAGAAGTCCGCCGGTTCGAAGGCCGCCGGCACGAACGGTTCGAAGGCACCCGGCACGAACGGTTCGAAGGCTGCCGACACGAAGCCGCCCCTGGCGGAGCGCTGGGCGGGCTTCGTCCTGCGCAGCCCCTGGAAGATTCTGCTCCTGGCGGTCCTCGGCCTCGGTGTGATCGCGCTGCCCGCGACCAGGCTCGAACTGAGTCTGCCCGACGACAGCACCAAGCCCACCTCCACCACCGAGCGCAAGGCCTACGACATGCTCGCCGAGTCGTTCGGCCCCGGCTTCAACGGCCCGCTGACGCTCGTCGTCAGCGGCAGCGATCCGGCCGCCACGAAGAACGCCGTCGGCCAACTCGACGACAGCGTCAGGGACATGAAGGATGTGGCCACCGTCGCCCCGGCCACGTACAACCCGGCCGGTGACACCGCGATGGTCGCCCTCGTCCCCAAGAGCCCGCCGGCGAGCGAGGAGACCAAAGACCTCGTCCACACCATCCGAGACCAGGCCAAGAGCGTCCAGGCCGCCACCGGTGCACTGGCCATGGTCACCGGCACCACCGCGATGAACATCGACGTCGCCGCGAAGTTCGCCGACGCGATCATCCCCTACCTGGCGCTCGTCGTCGGCCTGGCCTTCCTGGTCCTGATCCTTGTCTTCCGCTCGATCCTGGTGCCGCTCAAGGCGGCGCTCGGCTTCCTGCTGTCCGTCCTGGCCTCTCTCGGCGCGGTGGTCGCGGTCTTCCAATGGGGCTGGCTCAAGGGCCTGTTCGGCCTGGAGGCCACCGGCCCGATCATGAGCCTCATGCCGATCCTCCTGGTCGGGATCGTCTTCGGCCTCGCCATGGACTACCAGGTCTTCCTGGTCACCCGGATCCGGGAGGCGCACGTCCACGGCGCCGACCCGCGCCGGGCGATCACGGAGGGCTTCCGGCACAGCGGCAAGGTCGTCATCGCGGCCGCGCTGATCATGACGGGTGTCTTCGCCGGGTTCATCGGCGGCGACGACGCCATGATCAAGTCGCTCGGCTTCGGGCTGGCCATCGGGGTCGTCCTCGACGCGTTCGTGGTCCGCATGACCATCGTGCCTGCCGTCCTTGCCCTGCTCGGCGGGCGGGCCTGGTCGCTGCCCGGCTGGCTCGACCGACGTCTGCCGCACGTCGATGTCGAAGGCGAGAAGCTCGGCAGCACGGCCCCCGCGGTCCGCGAACCCGCCCCCAGGGAAGCCGACAGCGCTCCGACCCGCTGA